From Mercenaria mercenaria strain notata chromosome 17, MADL_Memer_1, whole genome shotgun sequence, the proteins below share one genomic window:
- the LOC123535655 gene encoding uncharacterized protein LOC123535655, translated as MQVSPVKYCQEGSLAVRCLGLKDESGLAKVALFSDLAEKTYRECKVIELSGVYKKEHQSKKQLAMTHGTKHQFLPDDTVKVDITEGDSEHFKSDKDFCLEDNEILSNFELDAIYEVTGYDCCTKQV; from the exons ATGCAGGTGTCTCCAGTCAAATATTGTCAAGAGGGCAGTTTAGCGGTCAGGTGTCTGGGCCTAAAGGACGAGTCTGGGCTGGCGAAGGTAGCCCTTTTCAGTGACCTTGCTGAAAAGACTTACAGAGAGTGCAAAGTTATTGAGCTGTCTGGTGTGTACAAGAAGGAGCACCAGTCGAAAAAACAGCTGGCCATGACTCATGGAACAAAACATCAG TTCTTACCTGATGACACTGTGAAAGTCGACATAACTGAAGGGGACTCTGAGCACTTCAAaagtgataaagatttttgtCTGGAGGACAATGAAATTCTGTCAAATTTTGAGCTGGATGCCATATATGAAGTGACTGGGTACGACTGTTGTACCAAACAAG TCTGA
- the LOC128549987 gene encoding uncharacterized protein LOC128549987 produces MTVRMTPEKIKEIIECCETMIKKKRVTIREFAQLIGKLVASQPGVEYAPLFYKPLERVKDKMLTIHKGNFNSFMTIPQSVYPTITWWIENLQSALKCVSHGAPNMILYSDESSTGWGAYNKTEEKRIGGMWSLAEQALHINLLELKACHLNLLMFCKNARNQHIKIYMDNTTSCAYISKLGGKKSNALAREIWFWCIERKLHLTAAHIAGHKNVEADKESRIINDDLERSLCWQVFEIITQLHPGLSVDLFASRLNFKLQKYVSRRPEPNTYAIDAFSLTWSHDFYYLFPPFSLLPRILQKIAEDQTEAVLVAPIRPTQTWWPSLLQVIVGECYNLPSPQKCLFLPNKPDRKHPLRKMKFRLFRVSGRRSKIKVSLNKLEISFLSHGEQALNSNTIPTFLSGSDSAMIKLTPLNLP; encoded by the coding sequence ATGACTGTCAGAATGACTccagaaaaaattaaagaaatcatAGAATGTTGTGAAACCATGATCAAAAAGAAAAGGGTCACGATAAGAGAGTTTGCACAGCTCATTGGCAAATTAGTAGCTTCTCAACCAGGGGTAGAATATGCACCCCTTTTCTATAAACCTTTGGAAAGGGTTAAAGACAAGATGTTGACTATACATAAGGGCAACTTCAATAGCTTTATGACAATTCCACAGTCTGTATACCCTACCATAACTTGGTGGATAGAAAACCTTCAATCGGCCTTGAAATGTGTGTCTCATGGAGCCCCTAATATGATACTTTATTCTGATGAGTCGAGCACTGGGTGGGGAGCATAcaataaaactgaagaaaaaaggATCGGGGGGATGTGGTCACTAGCAGAACAAGCCCTTCACATTAATCTGCTGGAATTGAAGGCTTGCCATTTGAATTTATTGATGTTCTGTAAGAATGCCAGAAACCAACATATAAAAATTTACATGGACAACACAACAAGTTGTGCATATATCTCTAAGTTAGGGGGCAAAAAATCAAATGCTCTAGCTAGGGAAATTTGGTTTTGGTGCATCGAGAGGAAACTTCATCTCACGGCTGCACATATAGCAGGTCACAAAAATGTTGAAGCTGATAAAGAATCTAGGATCATTAATGATGACTTAGAACGGTCTTTATGTTGgcaagtttttgaaataattacacaACTTCACCCAGGGTTATCAGTAGACCTGTTTGCATCAAGACTAAATTTTAAATTGCAGAAGTATGTTTCACGCAGACCTGAACCTAACACATATGCAATTGATGCATTTTCCTTGACATGGTCACATGACTTCTATTACTTGTTTCCTCCTTTCAGTCTTCTGCCACGAATCCTGCAAAAGATAGCAGAAGATCAGACGGAAGCAGTGTTAGTTGCACCAATACGGCCAACTCAGACCTGGTGGCCCAGCCTCCTTCAAGTGATAGTAGGCGAATGTTACAACCTGCCAAGTCCTCAAAAGTGCCTGTTCTTGCCGAACAAGCCAGACCGGAAACATCCATTGAGAAAGATGAAATTCAGACTTTTTCGAGTATCAGGACGGCGCTCAAAGATAAAGGTGTCCCTAAACAAGCTAGAGATATCATTCTTAAGTCATGGCGAACAGGCACTAAACAGCAATACAATACCTACATTTCTAAGTGGTTCAGATTCTGCTATGATAAAATTGACCCCTTTAAACCTTCCATAA